DNA from Gracilinanus agilis isolate LMUSP501 chromosome 3, AgileGrace, whole genome shotgun sequence:
GTGACTGAGGCCAGGAAAGTCAGAGACCTTCCTCCCTAGTTATCTCTGTCTGCTTAGCTTTACTCTCAACTCCTGTTTTGGACACTTTATGTATTGATACTCTgaggttatttttcatttttgtatgagTTATTAGGAAGGTGAAGAAGCTTCATTTTGTACTCCACCACCTAACCTAACCTTTAATttaagagctagagaaggacagGTCAGCTATTTTTCTCTAGCTGTGGGGAAGTTGTAGGGATACCTTCACCTGAGGCATAGTCCTTCCCCTCCCAATTCTGAAATAACAATCTAGAAACTGATATTTCTAAACTTACTTTCTCATTAAAATATCCACCACTGAGGACTACAAGGGGAAGTCCAAATGATTTATTGTCAGGCTTATCAGAAGgaataatcatataattataaaagataGCCTTTACTCCAGGTTTATGGAGGTGCAAATGGAGGCATATCATTGATTTGTCCTTCAGCAACAGATCAAATGCCTgtattaataaatgaaattagaCTTGGAGAAATGGCCACATTTAATTTAATGACTAAAATTCCAGGTGCTACATTGCATAAGTTCATTATATTCGCTCTCATAGTGGGCCTAGCTATAACTTATTTTGCAGTGGAATGATCATGCCATAATAAATGTGGTTTAACCCGCTATTTCAGATTTTTGATCTTTTAGACTTTGATCACCTCCCTCTGAGAGGTGACAAAgatattaaaacaataaaaacaacattaATGACTAATGTTTAAACagaattttaagattttcaaagaattttataaatattattgcatGATTCTCATAGCAATCCTGGGAGACAAACTcttttattatatccattttgcaGATTAAGACACTATGACAAAGGCTTACTGAATTCCTGAAAATTACATAGTTATtatgtgtctgaggttagatttgaactcatctcttctTGACATCAGATCTATCCCCTGCATCACTGAGCTATATTGTATCAGGATTATATTGAGGTAGAGACTTTATCTTTCCCCAGAGAGCCAAGGAATACTTCAGGACTTGAGAGTCActgataattaaaataaaagggcTGAAAGATGGAAAGCAGCCAGCCAGAAAGACAGAGGTGTGAACTAGCCAGGAAGGTGGATTcccaaaataaataagtaatgaCAAGATAGAATTGAGTGAATAAAAAGAGACAAACATGTTGACTAGCAATAGGATGGTTTGTGTGGCTCTATTCTCAGGGCAGTCTTTAGGTATTTGATTTCTGCCATGAAGGTACAGAACTCTTTGGTGGTGTCTGTAAAGGAGAAGCACCATATATCCATTGGTCCAGACCATGATTCCCACATATACAATATCAGGAAGGGACATTATGAATACATATAATGCAATATTAGTTGAAGGAAAAACTGTAGCAGAACAATAAATGAAAGTCTTTATTTCTGTGATGTTTTTGCTTCCCTTGGGCCCTTTCATATGTATAAGAATAATGGAATTTGTCAGCATATGAAGGGTCCAGCACAAGAAACAACATTGGACAATGTACTTTGGAACTCTGGCTTTGAACTTTATCCACCTGGAACTTTTAGGACTAATGATGATGGCCTGGGAGGTACTAAGGAGGCAAGTGGTAGTAAGAGAAAGGTCTCGAGCTACTCGGTGAATGTAAAAGACAAGTTTGCATCCTATGTCATCAAGGAAATTATTAAGCCCAAAAGCAGCCATTGTCTGAGGAATCCCCTTGGAAAGAAGCACCAAGTCATTGACAAAGGCCAGGTGGATGAGAATGAAGTCTATGGGCCTAAGCCTGGAACCAATGAGGAAGATGATGGTATAAAGGCCCAGAAGGAATGAGTTTCCCAGTGCTCCAAATCCAGTCTGAATGAGAAAACAAAGCCCCAGTGCTATGTCTTTAGAAACCATTCtcttataatataaatatggtaAGAAATAACAGATCAAAACCAATGTATCCTgttcagaaataaaaaaagataaagatgtcTCAGGTTAGAGAGTTACGCCCAGTATTCAATACAGTCaccataaattatatatttccatACTGAAGAACTTTATGAAAATGTCTCTTTTACTGCTGTCTGAAGAGCTATTTAGAGGATATCAATGATAGGAAGTTTTCTTCTTTGGTACAATAGTTAAATTACATAAACCCAACAAACATTATAAAGTACTAGGGACACAACACTTGGTTGTGGACTTGTTGTCACCCATATAATGCTGGGGGTGGggttagccatttcccaataatattaaactcccttatttttctacatttggaTTACTATGAAGAGAGCTTCTAGAAATATTTGTATACAGAgaagtttttgttctttttatttccattgatTATAGACCTAATTTTGTTATAGCTTGGTTGAAAGGTACGTATACAGAATAATGATTTGGGGGCTACTATTCCAAAATGCTTTTCAGAACAACTGGATCAATCCACAGCTGCACCATCATGAGAAGAAAACACCATATTGAAGAATACTAAAGGAGAAAAtgtaaggaataataataatgaattaatGCCTCAACTTAAGGACTTTACTAATGTTGTCACAGCACAAAACCGTGATTTCACTTCCTAAGTGTTTAGCACACAAAGGTTATacattcatttataaatatacatatatatgcatatatatatatgtatatatatatatataactttccTGTAGCCCacccagcatttatcattttcctcctttatcaTATAAGCCATTATGATTGTATGAAATGAAAGTATAgaattgctttattttatatttctctagcTAATAATTTATAGCTTTTCACCTATGACTTTATCATTTGTATTTCCATCTTTGAAAACtgcttttttatattctttaaccatttatcaattttgaAGTGACTTAGTCATATACATTGAAGgcaatttcttatatattttggtCATGAAACCTTTATTGGAGAAACTTGCTGCTAagatttcttttgcaatttgcctattttctttctaatgtttACTACATTAGATTAATTTCCCAGAaacttataaattttatataatcaaattttTACACTTTGTATTTTGTTATCCTCTCTTTCAGCTACTCCAATCCATAGATTGTAAAAATGTCTTCCTGATTACTCTAATTTGATAATAatgtgatcttttaatatcaggAACATATATCTAAGGATATCATCTCAGGTAATATAGTGGAAAGTGCTGTCTATACATGATTTTGACCAGACAGCTGTCCCTAATTATCATTAGTTTTTATTGAAAAGTGATACCTTCCCTTAATAACTGTGTGTTCTTGGAACTTACTCAACAGTGcactgctggttttttttttctgtttcttgtttaccCAATTATACAatttgcttctctctgtctctctcccccccccatatATATGCAAAATTGTTTTAGTAATTCCTCCTCTGGAGTAGAATTTGATATAATTATAGATTTTGTtcccacttttttcattattatcattgagAATTTCAACCTCTTGTCTCtttatattgttttgattatattttctatCTATATAAAACATCTCTTTGGTAATATTATTGGTATGGGAcacaataaattaatttaattagtaaTTTTTATCATAATCCTATCATTAATGAGAAATTGATATTTCTTCAATTACTTTCATCTGTTTTATTCATTAAGAgtatattattgatatatttgtatatatatatacacacatacatatatagatatagatatagatatagagagagaaagagagagagagagtgacataggggtatatgtgtatatatatatatatatatatatatatatatacatataaatttggTT
Protein-coding regions in this window:
- the LOC123243295 gene encoding vomeronasal type-1 receptor 1-like translates to MVSKDIALGLCFLIQTGFGALGNSFLLGLYTIIFLIGSRLRPIDFILIHLAFVNDLVLLSKGIPQTMAAFGLNNFLDDIGCKLVFYIHRVARDLSLTTTCLLSTSQAIIISPKSSRWIKFKARVPKYIVQCCFLCWTLHMLTNSIILIHMKGPKGSKNITEIKTFIYCSATVFPSTNIALYVFIMSLPDIVYVGIMVWTNGYMVLLLYRHHQRVLYLHGRNQIPKDCPENRATQTILLLVNMFVSFYSLNSILSLLIYFGNPPSWLVHTSVFLAGCFPSFSPFILIISDSQVLKYSLALWGKIKSLPQYNPDTI